Sequence from the Burkholderia sp. GAS332 genome:
CGGTCCGCCGTCACGCATTTAGCGGGAAAAGCTTAATCGCATTCACTTAATACGCGCTTAAAGTCTAGCGCAAGACTGGCAGCCTCTGCGGTGCCGACTGTCCAACAACGTACAGACATTCCTTCCAATTAAGCGCATGATGCGTGCCAGGCGTGTGGCGCGATCAGGCTTATTCAAACTCAGCGCACGCGCCCAATCGGATGCCCACCATCAGTCGCAGGCGATCAAACGCTGTGCGGCCGGCGGGCCAAAGGAAAATCATGACATCCGCAATCTGGGGCATCCTGGCCGGCATGGCGCTGATGTTCGGTGCTTCGATGTACCTGCGTGAGCTTCGTCTCCTACACCGCCCTGACCGCCGCTGGACAGGCAAGAAACGTTGATTTGCCCACATCCTCGAAAAGGGAGGCTTCATGTCACTCGTACCTACTCAGCGGCGTTCGCCGTCGCCATTGCGTCAAGCCGATTCGCCCGCCGCCGTGCGCGACCGGCGCACCGAACTCGGCCGCGCCGATGAAGCGCGCGCGGAACAACGCGAACGCGACGACGCGCGCAACGACCCCAATGCCAGCAAATGGCGCTACCAGCCACCCCAACGGAACGAGAAAGAGCCGGCGTAAGGCCTTCAACTGAACACTAACGAACCGGCGCTAGCCCGTGTTCGGGCCGGCAATCGGATCGGCCACTCAACTCTCCACGCTTCCCGCGCCGACACGAAAGCGACGCGCGTTCGTCGCAAGATCAAGCATTGGACGATCGCGTCGAACCATGACGCGCGCTTCCTGTCACACCGCTGACGATGGCCCGGCCCAATCCCCGAAAGCCTTGAGCAACGGATTTTTGCTTGTACGCCCGTGTTATGTCGTGTGCATGACAACGGGGCCGGCGTTGCTGTTTTTTCCCACCGGCCGCGTCACGAACAACTGCTGCACCCGCTAACTTGCCTGACAGTCCTTTTCAAGGAGTGACGCCATGGCCGAAGCAACCTCCCGTCCGACCCCGCCGAAAACACTAGAGCCCGACACGTTGCGCAAGATGGACCGCTACTGGCGCGCCTGCAATTACCTCTCGGCCGGCATGATCTACCTGCGCGACAATCCGCTGTTGCGTGAACCCCTCAAACCCGAACACATCAAGAACCGCCTGCTGGGCCATTGGGGCTCGGACCCTGGGCAAAGCTTCCTGCTGGTCCATCTGAACCGGCTCATCAGGAAGCTCGATCTGAACGTGATCTATATCGCCGGCCCGGGCCATGGCGCGCCCGCCACGCTGGCCCACTGCTACCTCGAGGGCCATTACTCGGAAATTTATCCCGACCGCAGCGAGGACGAAGCCGGCATGCGCCGCTTTTTCCGGCAATTCTCGTTTCCCGGCGGCATCGGTTCGCATTGCACGCCCGAAACACCGGGCTCGATTCACGAAGGCGGCGAACTCGGCTATAGCCTGTCGCACGGCTACGGCGCCGCATTCGACAATCCCAATCTGATCGTCGCGGTGATGATCGGCGACGGTGAGGCGGAAACCGGACCGCTGGCCACCTCATGGCACTCGAACAAATTCCTCAACCCGATTCGCGATGGCGCGGTGCTGCCGGTTCTGCATCTGAACGGCTACAAGATTGCCAATCCGACGATCCTCGCGCGGATTCCCCGCGAGGAGCTCGAAGCCTTGCTGACCGGCTACGGCCACAAACCCTATTTCGTCGAAGGCGACGATCCGGACACCATGCATCAACAGATGGCCGCAACGCTCGAACAATGCATCGGTGAAATCCGCGCGATCCAGCAGCATGCGCGCGAGGCCAATGATGCAACGCGGCCGCGCTGGCCGATGATCGTGCTGCGCTCGCCGAAAGGCTGGACCGGGCCCAAAGAAGTCGACGGTCATCAAGTGGAAGGCTCATGGCGCGCACACCAGGTGCCGGTGCTCGATCCGGTTACCAATAGCAAGAGCCTGAAACTCGTCGAGAACTGGCTGCGCAGCTATGAGCCGGAGTCGCTATTCGACGAAGCAGGGCGTCTGGTCGAAGAACTGCGCGAACTGGCGCCCGTTGGCACGCGCCGTATCAGCGCCAATCCGCATGCGAATGGCGGCCTGCTGTGCAAAACGCTCGACCTGCCGGCGTTTCGCGACTACGCGGTGGCGGTGAAGAAACCCGGCGGCTCGTACACGTCACCCACTGAGGTGCTCGGCACGTTTCTGCGCGACGTGATGCGCAACAACATGACGAACTTCCGCGTATTCGGTCCTGACGAAACCGCCAGCAACAAGCTGACGGCCATCTACGCGGCCTCGGAGAAAACCTGGCTGGCCGAAACCATGGCAAGCGACGCCGACGGCGGCGAACTCTCGGTGGACGGCCGCGTGATGGAGATGCTGAGCGAGCACACGCTTGAGGGCTGGTTCGAAGGTTACGTGCTGACCGGACGCCACGGGCTTTTCGCCACCTATGAAGCGTTCGTGCACGTGATTGATTCGATGTTCAACCAGCACGCCAAGTGGCTGGAAAAAGCGAAATGCGACCTCGGCTGGCGGCAACCGGTGCCGTCGATCAACCTGCTGATCACGTCGCTGGTATGGCGCCAGGATCACAACGGCTTCACGCACCAGGACCCGGGTTTTCTCGATGTCGTCACCAATAAAAGCCCGCACGTGGTGCGTATTTACCTGCCGCCGGACGCCAACTGCCTGCTGAGCGTCGCCGACCATTGCTTGCGTTCGCGCGACTACGTCAATGTGATCGTCGCCGACAAGCAGCCGCATCTGCAGTACCTCGATATGGAATCGGCCGTCACGCATTGCACCAAAGGCATCGGCATCTGGGATTGGGCGTCGACCGATCTGGGTGTCGAACCGGACGTTGTGATGGCTTGCGCGGGCGACATCGCGACGATGGAAGCGCTCGCCGCCGTGCAGATTCTGAAGGCGCGCTTTCCCGAGTTGAAGATCCGCTTCGTCAACGTCGTCGACCTGTTCCGCCTGATGCCTGAGCATGCGCATCCGCACGGTCTGTCCGACCGCGATTTCGATTCGCTGTTCACTGCCAGCAAGCCGGTGATTTTCAACTTCCATTCGTACGCTTCGCTGGTGCATAAGCTGACGTACAACCGCACCAATCACGACAACCTGCATGTACACGGCTACCACGAGAAAGGCAACATCAATACGCCGCTCGAACTGGCGATCATCAACCAGGTCGACCGTTTCTCGCTGGCCATCGACGTGATCGATCGCGTGCCGGTGCTGCGCGGCGTCGGCGATCATGCGAAAGAGTGGCTGCGCGGGCAGATCATCGAGCATCTTGCTTATGCGCATGCCGAAGGCATCGATAAGGAAGAGATCCGCAACTGGACGTGGAAAAGCTGAGCGCGCCATGGAGACTCATGAGAAGGCTGGCGAGCCGATGCAGGCGCCGACGATTCTGGTGCTGAACAGCGGTTCGTCGTCGTTGAAGTTCGGGCTGTTTACGTGTTCCCCACACGGCGGCGGCGACGAGGTGTTGCTGCTGGAAGGCAGCGCTGAAGGTATTGGACGCGGCGACGGCAGCTTGCGCATCACGTCGCCTGACGGCAGCGTGCTCGTACAACAGGACCATGTGCTGGAGTCGCAGACCGACGCGTTGCAGATGCTTTCACGCGTCCTTGCGGAGCAGAAGCACGAACGGCCTGCGGCGGTGGGCCATCGCGTGGTGCATGGCGGGCCACATCTGCGGACGCATCAGCGCTTGACACCTGAAGTCCGGCAGCGCTTGCAGGACGCCGTGCACTTCGCGCCGTTGCATATTCCACCGGCGCTGGCATTGATCGACGAGGCGTCGAAGATCTTTGGCGACGCGCAGCATTTCGCCTGCTTCGATACGGCGTTTCATGCGACGCTGCCGCCGCGCGCGGCGCAGCTTGCGTTGCCGCGTCGTTACATGGAGGCTGGCGTGATTCGTTACGGCTTTCATGGGCTGTCGTATGAATCGCTGGTGACGCGACTCGGTGCCGATTTGCCGCCGCGCGCAGTGTTCGCCCATCTGGGCAACGGCGCGAGTTTATGTGCCTTGCAGGACGGCAAATCGGTCGATACATCGATGGGCCTGACGCCGACCGGCGGCGTGCCGATGGGCACGCGCAGCGGCGACCTCGACCCGGGTGTGTTGTTGTATCTGATGCGCGTGGAAAAGCTTGATGCCGACGCGCTGGAGACGCTGCTGAATCGCCAGAGCGGCCTGGCCGGTTTCGCCGATGGCGAGAGTGATATGCAAGCGCTGGAGAAGCGAGCGGCGGCGGGAGATGCGAATGCGTTGCTGGCGCTGGATGCGTTTGCTACCGCCGTGCGCAAGACGATTGGTGCTTATGCGGCGTTGCTGGGCGGGATCGATTTGCTGGTGTTCACGGGTGGGATCGGCGAACACAGTCAGGAGATTCGCAAGCGCGTGTGCGAGGGCCTTGCATTTTTGGGGCTATCGGAAGGGGACCCGGCAGGGAAGGTGAGGGCGATTCATACCGAGGAGGAGAAGCAGATTGCGAGGCATTGCCGGGCGCTGTTGCGCGCGGAAGCGGGCTAGGGCGATTTCGCTTTGATGGTGGAGAGATCGGCGACGCCGGTGACACCGAACAGGCGGGAGACGTCTTCGAGTGCCGCGG
This genomic interval carries:
- a CDS encoding xylulose-5-phosphate/fructose-6-phosphate phosphoketolase, whose amino-acid sequence is MAEATSRPTPPKTLEPDTLRKMDRYWRACNYLSAGMIYLRDNPLLREPLKPEHIKNRLLGHWGSDPGQSFLLVHLNRLIRKLDLNVIYIAGPGHGAPATLAHCYLEGHYSEIYPDRSEDEAGMRRFFRQFSFPGGIGSHCTPETPGSIHEGGELGYSLSHGYGAAFDNPNLIVAVMIGDGEAETGPLATSWHSNKFLNPIRDGAVLPVLHLNGYKIANPTILARIPREELEALLTGYGHKPYFVEGDDPDTMHQQMAATLEQCIGEIRAIQQHAREANDATRPRWPMIVLRSPKGWTGPKEVDGHQVEGSWRAHQVPVLDPVTNSKSLKLVENWLRSYEPESLFDEAGRLVEELRELAPVGTRRISANPHANGGLLCKTLDLPAFRDYAVAVKKPGGSYTSPTEVLGTFLRDVMRNNMTNFRVFGPDETASNKLTAIYAASEKTWLAETMASDADGGELSVDGRVMEMLSEHTLEGWFEGYVLTGRHGLFATYEAFVHVIDSMFNQHAKWLEKAKCDLGWRQPVPSINLLITSLVWRQDHNGFTHQDPGFLDVVTNKSPHVVRIYLPPDANCLLSVADHCLRSRDYVNVIVADKQPHLQYLDMESAVTHCTKGIGIWDWASTDLGVEPDVVMACAGDIATMEALAAVQILKARFPELKIRFVNVVDLFRLMPEHAHPHGLSDRDFDSLFTASKPVIFNFHSYASLVHKLTYNRTNHDNLHVHGYHEKGNINTPLELAIINQVDRFSLAIDVIDRVPVLRGVGDHAKEWLRGQIIEHLAYAHAEGIDKEEIRNWTWKS
- a CDS encoding acetate kinase, whose amino-acid sequence is METHEKAGEPMQAPTILVLNSGSSSLKFGLFTCSPHGGGDEVLLLEGSAEGIGRGDGSLRITSPDGSVLVQQDHVLESQTDALQMLSRVLAEQKHERPAAVGHRVVHGGPHLRTHQRLTPEVRQRLQDAVHFAPLHIPPALALIDEASKIFGDAQHFACFDTAFHATLPPRAAQLALPRRYMEAGVIRYGFHGLSYESLVTRLGADLPPRAVFAHLGNGASLCALQDGKSVDTSMGLTPTGGVPMGTRSGDLDPGVLLYLMRVEKLDADALETLLNRQSGLAGFADGESDMQALEKRAAAGDANALLALDAFATAVRKTIGAYAALLGGIDLLVFTGGIGEHSQEIRKRVCEGLAFLGLSEGDPAGKVRAIHTEEEKQIARHCRALLRAEAG